The segment CCATTTTTTAAATTAGAAAAAATTGATAGAGGATTTTGGATGGGCTGGTTAAACTTTGAGGCGGGCGCATATATCGAGCCAAAAAATCCATGGAAGAATAATGAAATATCGACTTTGTGGATTGCATCTTATGATCCAATTATTAAATTTAATCTAGTTTCTAATGAAATAATTCTTGAAGGAACTAGTTCTACTGAAATAAATAAATTTGAAAAAATAATTTTAAATATTAATGCTGAAAAAGAAAAAAATTCTATTAAAAATAATCTGAAATTTGATTTTTCAAAAATTAATTTAAAAGAAATAACCAACGAATTTGAAACAAATATTTTAAAAGTTAAGAAATTAATATCTATAGGAGATATTTTTCAAGCAAATCTAACAACTCAATGTGAGGTTGAAGCTTTAGAAACTTATAGTTCTTTAAACATATATTCTAAAATAAGAAGAAAATTGAAAGCTCCTTTTGGAGGAATAATAATAAATAATTCAAAGGGAATCAACGAATCAGTATTATCAACTTCACCTGAAAGATTTTTGAAAATAGACAAAGAAGGATATGTCGAATCAAGACCTATCAAAGGCACAAGATCCAGACACCAAGATGAAACTCAAGATGCCTTAAATGCCATAGATTTGATAACAAATGAAAAAGATAGAGCTGAAAATATTATGATTGTTGACCTCTTAAGAAACGATTTAAGCAAAGTATGCGAAATAGGAAGTATTGAGGTTCCAGAAATATTAAAACTTGAGAGTTACTTGAAAGTACATCACCTTACATCAGTAATTAGAGGGAAACTAAAAAAGGATAAAAGCTGGGTTGACTTACTAATTGCTTGCTGGCCAGGAGGCTCAATAACTGGGGCTCCAAAATTACGTTCATGCCAAAGGCTATTTGAAATAGAAAAAAATGGAAGAGGACCTTACTGTGGATCCTTCATAAAAGTTGACTGGAATGGAGAGTTTGATAGCAACATACTAATAAGATCATTTATAGTAAAAGGCAAAAAAATTAATATATCTGCTGGTTGCGGAATAGTTAGTGATTCTGATCCTCAAAATGAAACAGAAGAACTAAAGTGGAAACTTTTGCCTTTAATAGATTCGTTAAAATGAAACAGAATATAGGTTGGCATAAAGATAAATGGCTAGATATTGAAAATATTTATATATCAGCAAATGATAGAGGTCTAAAGTTTGGAGATGGAATATTCGAAACTGTTTTGATAAAAAAGAATAATGCTGTTTTGCTAGACGAACATATTCAAAGACTAGAAAATAGCAATAGAGTTTTAAATATGAATTTGAATATTAATAAATCACATTTAAAAAACATTATTAGTCTAGGTATTAAAAAATTATCTCTTAAAAACGAGCAATTAGGATCAATTAGAATTAACTACAGCAGAGGCTTGAATAAAGGCAGATCAATTAGAATTAATAAAGATCAACAGGAAGATTATAAAAATAATTTATGGATTGAATTTTATATTATAAAACCTAGTTTTTCTCCAATAAGTACATTTATTAGTCAAACAGAAAAAAGAAATCAATATAGTTTAATTAATCAATGTAAAACTTTCTCATATAATCAATCAATACAAGCACTAATAGAAGCTAATAAAAAATTGTTTGATGATTGTTTAATATTAAATACTGCTGATGAACTATGTTGTGGTAGTACTTTTAATATCTTACTGAAAAGAGATAATGTATGGATGACACCAAGAAAAGAAAGTGGATGTCTTCAGGGAATCATGGTTAAAAAAGCTATAA is part of the Prochlorococcus marinus subsp. pastoris str. CCMP1986 genome and harbors:
- a CDS encoding aminotransferase class IV, translated to MKQNIGWHKDKWLDIENIYISANDRGLKFGDGIFETVLIKKNNAVLLDEHIQRLENSNRVLNMNLNINKSHLKNIISLGIKKLSLKNEQLGSIRINYSRGLNKGRSIRINKDQQEDYKNNLWIEFYIIKPSFSPISTFISQTEKRNQYSLINQCKTFSYNQSIQALIEANKKLFDDCLILNTADELCCGSTFNILLKRDNVWMTPRKESGCLQGIMVKKAIKLKIIKEELILPKFYNNDILIAINSLSCRQINRVNDIEFTTTFDPKYFWELLYK
- a CDS encoding anthranilate synthase component I family protein is translated as MRIKTKKLSKWLDPELIAKHFALKFGDHGLSWLDSDGKDNGEWSILGINPKEIICSRDINNLNIDNNPFFKLEKIDRGFWMGWLNFEAGAYIEPKNPWKNNEISTLWIASYDPIIKFNLVSNEIILEGTSSTEINKFEKIILNINAEKEKNSIKNNLKFDFSKINLKEITNEFETNILKVKKLISIGDIFQANLTTQCEVEALETYSSLNIYSKIRRKLKAPFGGIIINNSKGINESVLSTSPERFLKIDKEGYVESRPIKGTRSRHQDETQDALNAIDLITNEKDRAENIMIVDLLRNDLSKVCEIGSIEVPEILKLESYLKVHHLTSVIRGKLKKDKSWVDLLIACWPGGSITGAPKLRSCQRLFEIEKNGRGPYCGSFIKVDWNGEFDSNILIRSFIVKGKKINISAGCGIVSDSDPQNETEELKWKLLPLIDSLK